In a single window of the Orbaceae bacterium lpD04 genome:
- a CDS encoding copper resistance protein NlpE, whose translation MKKLAIVFAVILLAACSTTNKHSPENIAKISLDWSGVYQGVFPCADCEGIETSLTLNSDDTFKLERTYKKGKLTSMRQGTVGKFTWNPTKPLIYLPEDGAILTFFVGEGYVTAYDIDGNPIDSKLNYTLNKVQNIESNN comes from the coding sequence ATGAAAAAATTAGCTATTGTTTTTGCTGTTATATTACTTGCTGCGTGTTCAACCACAAACAAGCACTCTCCTGAAAATATCGCTAAAATTTCGCTTGACTGGTCTGGCGTTTATCAGGGCGTTTTCCCTTGCGCTGATTGTGAAGGGATAGAGACATCATTAACTTTAAATAGTGATGATACGTTCAAATTAGAAAGAACTTACAAAAAAGGTAAATTAACATCTATGCGACAAGGTACGGTTGGTAAATTTACTTGGAACCCAACTAAACCATTAATTTACTTACCTGAAGATGGCGCAATACTTACTTTCTTTGTTGGCGAAGGATATGTTACCGCTTATGATATAGATGGTAACCCTATCGACAGCAAATTAAATTACACCTTAAATAAAGTACAAAATATTGAGAGTAATAACTGA
- a CDS encoding fimbria/pilus outer membrane usher protein: protein MVFQDKYSLNKLASYMTLLITISVIEFNSPRVYAKDYFNPNALSNIDGIDLADLQNLAQFSTPGAQLPGEYNVNVIVNDNAVGVTKLDFVRNDEGQLEPVLTKQMLTEWGVKTNVIPSLKELSSDAKLEGINHYIEFASSQFIFSQQLLKISIPQIALNADVRGNINPALFDQGMPAFILNYDVTGARTWYKNSDYQDNQFLSLRSGINLGAWRLRNYSTYEHNDNRSKWNSINTYLERDIQPLNSQLSLGEVTTNGDIFTGFQFKGVKLSSDEGMLPYSLRGFAPVVRGFAQGNAKVTIRQNGAIIYQTYVSPGPFAFNDLYPTSYSGNLDVTVEEENGSSQSFVVPFASLAIMQREGSIKYSATAGKYRTESDNGKTPNFMEGTVIYGLPWNTTVYGGTLLSSDYQSYALGVGFNLGDFGAISLDGKYASTQFDFEQDKQTGQAYRLQYSKTLQETHSTISLDAYRYSSTGFYDFSEANENTDINARSNANRRSRYQINLSQSLANYGSFYVNAYQQDYWHTSGKDRNVTAGYNLVSNGISYGLSYGYTDSTKNNNTSHQVTFRINIPLGEWFSTRNYLTSSVSYAGQGKTTAQAGISGNALDNNLTYSVQQSYVQQNHYTGGNAAIGYQGSNGYANMGYAYTQNSQRFNYGLQGAVIAHPYGVTLSQTVGDTIALVAASGASDVSLQNTQGVKTNYWGYAIKPYLTPYAENKITLNASELAENVDITNNSVTVIPTRGAVVLAKMNTRIGYRVLMTLSLNGKALPFGSSVTLNDGESNGIVGDNGEVYLSGMPESGSLIAKWGNKAEQVCHVNYQLPDNAGEDSIKFITAQCTQ, encoded by the coding sequence ATGGTGTTTCAGGATAAATACAGTCTTAATAAATTAGCCTCTTATATGACACTACTGATAACGATATCGGTGATAGAGTTTAACTCGCCTCGAGTTTATGCTAAAGATTACTTTAATCCCAATGCCTTAAGCAATATTGATGGAATAGATCTTGCTGATCTACAGAATTTAGCGCAGTTTTCAACGCCGGGCGCTCAGCTACCGGGCGAATATAATGTCAATGTTATCGTCAATGATAATGCCGTTGGGGTAACAAAACTTGATTTTGTGCGTAACGATGAGGGACAGTTAGAGCCGGTGTTAACCAAACAGATGTTAACCGAGTGGGGCGTAAAAACGAATGTGATCCCCAGCTTAAAAGAGTTAAGCAGTGACGCTAAACTTGAGGGTATTAATCACTATATCGAGTTTGCCAGTAGCCAATTTATTTTTTCACAGCAACTTCTCAAAATCAGTATTCCCCAAATTGCATTAAATGCCGATGTCAGAGGCAATATCAACCCAGCTTTATTTGATCAGGGTATGCCTGCTTTTATTTTAAATTATGATGTGACGGGTGCAAGAACATGGTATAAAAATAGTGATTATCAAGATAACCAATTTTTAAGTTTACGTAGCGGCATTAACCTTGGTGCATGGCGCTTACGTAACTACTCGACTTACGAGCATAACGATAACCGCAGTAAATGGAATAGCATTAATACCTATTTAGAGCGAGATATTCAGCCGCTTAACTCGCAACTTTCGCTAGGGGAAGTGACCACCAATGGCGATATTTTTACCGGTTTCCAATTTAAAGGGGTTAAGTTAAGCTCAGATGAGGGGATGTTACCGTATAGTTTACGCGGATTTGCGCCGGTTGTGCGCGGCTTTGCACAAGGTAATGCAAAAGTCACGATCCGCCAAAATGGCGCTATCATTTATCAAACGTATGTCTCTCCTGGTCCATTTGCGTTTAATGATTTGTACCCAACGTCTTATAGCGGCAATTTGGATGTAACGGTTGAAGAGGAGAATGGCAGTTCGCAATCGTTTGTGGTGCCCTTTGCATCACTTGCTATTATGCAGCGAGAAGGCAGCATTAAATACTCGGCAACGGCCGGTAAGTACCGCACAGAATCGGATAATGGTAAAACGCCTAATTTTATGGAAGGAACGGTAATATACGGCTTACCTTGGAACACCACCGTCTATGGCGGCACGTTATTATCAAGTGATTATCAATCTTACGCACTGGGGGTCGGCTTTAATTTAGGTGATTTTGGGGCAATTTCACTTGATGGTAAATACGCGTCAACCCAATTTGATTTTGAGCAAGATAAACAAACGGGGCAAGCCTATCGGCTTCAATACTCAAAAACCTTACAAGAAACGCACTCGACGATCAGTTTAGATGCGTATCGTTACTCGTCGACCGGGTTTTATGATTTTTCGGAGGCGAATGAAAATACCGATATTAACGCCCGTAGTAACGCAAATAGACGTTCACGTTATCAGATAAACTTAAGCCAATCGCTCGCAAATTATGGCAGCTTCTATGTGAATGCTTATCAACAAGATTACTGGCACACGTCGGGTAAAGATCGCAATGTGACGGCAGGTTATAACTTGGTTTCAAATGGTATTTCCTATGGTTTATCTTATGGTTACACCGACTCAACGAAAAACAATAACACGTCGCATCAAGTGACTTTCCGGATCAATATTCCGCTGGGCGAATGGTTTTCAACGCGCAACTATTTAACCTCAAGTGTGAGTTACGCAGGTCAAGGTAAGACAACGGCGCAAGCTGGCATTAGCGGCAATGCCTTGGATAATAACTTAACCTACTCGGTGCAACAAAGTTATGTGCAGCAAAATCATTACACCGGGGGAAATGCCGCTATTGGTTATCAAGGCAGCAATGGTTATGCCAATATGGGGTATGCGTACACCCAAAATAGCCAACGCTTTAATTATGGGCTGCAAGGTGCGGTGATCGCCCATCCTTACGGTGTGACATTGTCACAAACGGTAGGTGATACGATAGCTTTAGTGGCGGCATCAGGGGCGAGTGACGTCTCTTTACAAAATACCCAAGGGGTAAAAACCAATTACTGGGGATATGCGATAAAGCCGTATCTGACGCCTTATGCCGAAAACAAAATCACATTAAATGCCAGTGAATTGGCTGAAAATGTGGACATAACCAATAATAGCGTCACGGTTATTCCAACAAGGGGAGCGGTGGTGCTAGCAAAAATGAATACTCGCATTGGTTACCGGGTGCTAATGACCTTAAGCTTAAATGGTAAAGCGTTACCTTTTGGTAGTAGCGTTACGTTAAATGATGGCGAGAGCAATGGGATCGTGGGTGATAATGGTGAAGTGTATTTAAGTGGCATGCCAGAAAGCGGCTCATTAATTGCGAAATGGGGTAACAAGGCCGAACAAGTGTGCCATGTTAATTATCAGCTTCCCGACAATGCAGGGGAAGACTCAATTAAGTTTATCACCGCGCAGTGCACTCAATAA
- a CDS encoding ABC transporter ATP-binding protein, whose amino-acid sequence MLIADEISYAVGEKQILFPTSAKFEQGQLYGIIGHNGSGKSTFVKLLAKQQACSTGHILVDNVAINQYQTKKLARKISYLPQYLPADIHLTVAELVKLGRFPWKGSLKRFNDEDNKIIRQALKQTQTLIYQNQFLQFLSGGERQRVWLAMCLAQQSQYLILDEPLSALDIHHQIEVMKLLQNLAHQHNIAIIVVIHDINLASEFCDSILAFKRGKLIYNQAAQAFIKQSTLLDIYDVNFTIIDHPIRHHPVALP is encoded by the coding sequence GTGTTAATTGCCGATGAAATTTCGTATGCAGTAGGTGAAAAGCAAATTCTTTTCCCAACATCTGCAAAATTTGAACAAGGTCAGTTATATGGCATTATTGGCCATAATGGCTCTGGCAAATCAACTTTCGTAAAACTCCTTGCTAAGCAGCAAGCTTGTTCGACGGGCCATATACTTGTCGATAATGTAGCGATAAATCAATACCAAACAAAAAAACTCGCACGAAAAATTAGCTATTTACCTCAATATTTACCTGCTGACATTCATCTTACGGTCGCTGAATTAGTTAAATTAGGTCGCTTCCCGTGGAAAGGCTCATTAAAGCGTTTTAATGATGAAGATAATAAAATTATTCGGCAAGCGTTAAAGCAAACACAAACGCTAATCTATCAAAATCAGTTCTTGCAGTTTCTATCTGGTGGAGAAAGGCAACGCGTCTGGCTGGCAATGTGCCTTGCTCAGCAATCTCAGTATTTGATTTTAGATGAACCGTTATCAGCGCTTGATATTCATCACCAAATTGAGGTGATGAAATTGCTACAAAATCTAGCACATCAGCATAATATTGCAATTATTGTGGTTATACATGATATCAATCTTGCAAGTGAATTTTGTGATTCAATTTTAGCCTTTAAACGTGGCAAACTCATTTATAACCAAGCTGCACAAGCATTTATTAAGCAATCAACGCTTCTTGATATCTATGATGTTAATTTTACGATTATTGATCACCCTATTCGTCATCATCCTGTAGCTTTACCATGA
- a CDS encoding LysR family transcriptional regulator — protein sequence MDLRHLHYFVVVVKSNFNLSLAAKKLYISQPALSQLIKSFEDSENIELFERSKGRLQGLTSVGEVFYDNAKKILLQYDNMLTEIREGSAKLKGKVRIGIPPLILGVVFADVIAQLIIHHPDIEFEIIEKGAYELSKRFMVDELDFAILLDPTHIDPDIIDEHLLQQDELSAFMNNQHSLAIKNKLDWPDLHNQLMAILDPSFIIQHKLQKQFDAYNIKPKISAMSSSWDFLMLVAKDSDFITVLPSPVRHFYLDKNIIEKRFTDPISWNVLLCRPKRSRYNRINQYVFDYILNYFNDTKTKTA from the coding sequence ATGGACTTAAGACATTTGCATTATTTTGTTGTGGTGGTTAAATCTAACTTTAACCTTTCATTGGCAGCTAAAAAACTTTATATATCACAGCCAGCATTAAGCCAATTAATTAAGTCATTTGAGGATAGTGAAAATATTGAGTTATTTGAGCGTTCTAAAGGCAGATTACAAGGGCTCACATCTGTAGGTGAGGTATTTTATGACAATGCAAAAAAAATATTATTACAATACGATAATATGTTAACTGAAATTCGTGAAGGCTCCGCAAAGTTAAAAGGTAAAGTAAGAATTGGGATCCCGCCATTAATTTTAGGTGTCGTTTTTGCTGATGTTATTGCTCAACTTATTATTCATCATCCTGATATTGAGTTTGAAATTATCGAAAAAGGCGCTTATGAATTGAGTAAACGGTTTATGGTTGATGAGTTAGATTTTGCTATTTTACTTGATCCTACGCATATCGATCCTGACATTATCGATGAACACTTGTTGCAACAAGATGAGTTAAGTGCATTTATGAATAACCAGCACTCACTGGCGATAAAAAATAAACTCGATTGGCCTGACTTACATAATCAACTTATGGCAATTTTGGATCCCTCATTTATTATTCAACACAAGCTACAAAAACAGTTTGACGCCTATAATATTAAACCTAAAATTTCAGCTATGTCATCATCGTGGGATTTTTTAATGTTAGTCGCGAAGGATTCCGATTTTATTACTGTTTTACCCTCTCCTGTGCGTCATTTCTATTTAGACAAAAATATTATTGAAAAGCGTTTTACTGATCCTATCTCTTGGAACGTTCTATTATGTCGCCCAAAAAGATCACGTTATAATCGAATAAATCAGTATGTTTTTGATTATATTTTAAACTATTTTAATGATACTAAAACGAAAACAGCATAA
- a CDS encoding fimbrial protein, with product MKRLILTFLSALIFSSASYASDVLEFNVTGSIGVATCDVKNADQTHDLGLWLVSDTANVKPGATWTSTAVPYTLDFDCPAGQKIALQLSGNQYDAGNEFYIGLDKTDDTAEGIVVVMHYFAEDSRWISVVYNRAVVPISMTVAGTNTIKLRSFYRTIGQAVKPGTANATVTVNVSYQ from the coding sequence ATGAAAAGATTAATTTTAACATTCCTTAGCGCGCTGATATTTAGTTCGGCAAGTTATGCAAGTGATGTACTTGAGTTTAATGTTACGGGCAGTATTGGCGTTGCAACATGTGATGTTAAAAATGCAGATCAAACTCATGATTTAGGATTGTGGCTTGTTTCAGATACAGCTAACGTAAAACCCGGTGCGACATGGACATCCACGGCAGTTCCTTATACCCTTGATTTTGATTGCCCTGCAGGACAAAAAATTGCTCTCCAATTATCGGGCAATCAATATGACGCTGGAAACGAGTTTTATATTGGTTTAGATAAAACTGACGATACGGCAGAGGGGATCGTTGTTGTTATGCATTACTTTGCTGAAGATTCAAGATGGATATCTGTCGTTTATAATAGGGCGGTAGTGCCAATATCGATGACTGTTGCTGGGACTAATACAATAAAATTGCGGTCATTTTATCGAACGATCGGGCAAGCCGTTAAGCCTGGTACAGCCAATGCAACAGTAACAGTAAACGTCAGCTATCAGTGA
- a CDS encoding fimbrial protein, whose translation MIKRKQRMNRLLLSLLAVFSVPMPAAGVGYDSNPSSITTQVTAFYAPTPTLLASVTPSGGQACSLSSAENGFTSVSSKWRSPSIAGTFSSGGYTYQIQRTNISGVGVVARLGATFDGGANSSLAQVIGPEYKTIATTGVSSAQVDLGDKYWGLVTIPGDPLIPGTYELGQAETMTDVWCQSDDASNDSHGGSYLSGQVVIDSPTCYFGPEVSSVINIDLGQHLMADVRSLGVNRNFGSATKSLSMACQAGSWPKLTISDKNNSSNNSDIITLTDPSGARTAQGFGVQVFLNNQSTAQKLATQLNLTPSALSSDSTINLPIEFKYIKTSTEFSSGEANAIVDFTFTYN comes from the coding sequence ATGATAAAGCGTAAGCAACGAATGAACCGGTTATTACTAAGCCTCTTGGCTGTTTTTTCAGTGCCGATGCCGGCCGCAGGTGTGGGATATGATTCTAATCCGTCGTCAATCACAACCCAAGTGACGGCGTTTTATGCGCCGACACCGACCTTACTTGCATCAGTCACCCCATCAGGTGGTCAGGCTTGCTCGTTAAGTTCAGCGGAGAACGGGTTTACCTCGGTGTCATCAAAATGGCGTAGCCCGAGTATTGCTGGCACATTTAGTAGCGGCGGGTATACCTATCAAATCCAGCGCACCAATATATCGGGTGTTGGGGTGGTTGCGCGCCTTGGCGCCACATTTGATGGTGGGGCAAATAGTAGCCTTGCGCAAGTTATTGGGCCTGAATATAAAACCATTGCAACCACAGGCGTTAGCTCGGCGCAAGTTGATTTGGGCGATAAGTACTGGGGACTGGTGACTATCCCCGGTGATCCACTTATTCCCGGTACTTATGAGCTCGGGCAAGCAGAAACCATGACGGATGTTTGGTGCCAATCTGATGATGCAAGCAATGACAGCCATGGGGGAAGTTATTTAAGCGGTCAAGTGGTGATAGATTCGCCGACATGCTATTTTGGGCCAGAGGTCTCATCGGTAATTAATATTGATTTAGGTCAGCACCTTATGGCAGATGTGCGCAGTTTGGGTGTTAATCGCAACTTTGGCTCAGCGACGAAGTCATTGTCGATGGCGTGTCAGGCAGGGAGCTGGCCGAAGCTGACGATTTCAGATAAGAATAACAGTAGCAATAATAGTGATATTATTACGTTAACAGACCCGTCAGGTGCAAGAACGGCTCAGGGATTTGGTGTGCAAGTTTTTCTCAATAATCAATCGACGGCACAGAAATTAGCCACGCAATTGAATTTGACGCCATCGGCATTAAGTTCAGATAGCACGATTAATTTACCGATCGAATTTAAATATATCAAAACCAGCACGGAGTTTTCTTCCGGAGAGGCAAATGCGATTGTTGATTTTACGTTTACCTATAATTAA
- a CDS encoding CoA transferase subunit A: protein MNKVTSIEKALSHIKDGATVMVGGFMANGSPEKLIDYLCTTNIKNLTLICNDTGLPHKGVGKLVLLKKFSKIIASHIGLNKETGRQMSTGETEVVLIPQGTLIESIRCAGYGLGGFLTPTGIGTLVEEGKQKITLDDKEYLLEKPIKADVALIFATKADKAGNLIYKGSMNNFNNMMATAANITIVEAGEVVGIGELDPNYIMTPGLFIDYIVDSGANL, encoded by the coding sequence ATGAATAAAGTTACCAGTATTGAAAAAGCATTATCACACATTAAAGATGGTGCAACTGTTATGGTGGGAGGATTTATGGCGAATGGATCCCCTGAAAAATTAATTGATTACCTTTGTACAACAAATATTAAAAACCTCACATTAATTTGTAATGATACCGGATTGCCGCATAAAGGTGTCGGTAAGCTAGTACTACTCAAAAAATTTAGCAAAATCATTGCCTCACATATTGGATTAAACAAAGAAACAGGGCGGCAAATGAGCACTGGTGAAACTGAGGTTGTGCTCATTCCTCAAGGTACATTAATTGAATCAATTCGGTGCGCAGGCTATGGTTTAGGTGGTTTTTTAACGCCAACGGGGATAGGCACCTTAGTTGAAGAAGGGAAACAAAAGATCACTTTAGATGATAAAGAATATTTACTTGAAAAGCCGATAAAAGCTGATGTTGCACTAATTTTTGCTACAAAAGCTGATAAAGCCGGAAACTTAATTTACAAAGGCTCTATGAATAATTTCAATAATATGATGGCAACAGCGGCAAATATAACGATTGTAGAAGCTGGTGAGGTTGTTGGTATAGGAGAACTTGATCCTAATTATATTATGACGCCAGGACTATTTATTGATTATATCGTAGATAGCGGAGCGAACTTATGA
- a CDS encoding molecular chaperone, with product MNIKGIVSFLILCCAFLSLNSYAGIMLSGTRLIFNGNKNEAVITVSNPDKTSYLIQSWVSVEGKKSPEFIVTPPLFRLDGLSSNALRVVLAKNHLPKDKESLFWLNVKAIPPSNPDATDALLIALNTQIKLIYRPSSLMGPEASTAYKKLAFNIDAATQQLIATNSTAYYINLSSIMFNNKNIDNPGIVAPFSETKWKIKPAATNNHVKWQVINDFGGVTAAESQQLN from the coding sequence ATGAATATTAAAGGTATTGTTTCGTTTTTGATATTGTGTTGTGCGTTTTTATCGTTGAACTCATATGCGGGTATTATGCTTAGCGGTACACGCCTCATTTTTAATGGTAATAAAAATGAGGCGGTTATTACGGTCTCAAATCCTGATAAAACATCCTATTTGATTCAATCTTGGGTCAGTGTAGAGGGCAAAAAATCCCCTGAATTTATTGTTACGCCGCCTCTTTTTCGGTTAGATGGCCTTTCATCTAATGCGTTAAGGGTTGTTTTAGCGAAAAATCATCTACCCAAAGATAAAGAGTCCTTATTTTGGTTAAATGTAAAAGCGATCCCGCCGTCAAACCCTGATGCCACCGACGCATTACTGATCGCACTGAATACCCAAATTAAGCTTATTTATCGGCCAAGTAGCTTGATGGGGCCTGAGGCAAGTACGGCCTATAAAAAGCTCGCCTTTAACATTGACGCAGCGACGCAACAATTGATTGCAACAAACTCGACCGCTTATTACATCAACTTATCAAGCATTATGTTTAATAATAAAAATATTGATAATCCCGGTATTGTTGCGCCATTTAGCGAGACTAAATGGAAAATTAAGCCAGCAGCAACCAATAACCATGTTAAGTGGCAAGTGATTAATGATTTTGGTGGGGTAACTGCCGCCGAGTCGCAACAACTCAATTAA
- a CDS encoding molecular chaperone codes for MNIKGIVSFLILCCTFLSLNSYAGIMLSGTRLIFNGNKNEAVITVSNPDKTSYLIQSWVSVEGKKSPEFIVTPPLFRLDGLSSNALRVVLAKNHLPKDKESLFWLNVKAIPPSNPDATDALLIALNTQIKLIYRPSSLMGPEASTAYKKLAFNIDAATQQLIATNSTAYYINLSSIMFNNKNIDNPGIVAPFSETKWKIKPAATNNHVKWQVINDFGGVTAAESQQLN; via the coding sequence ATGAATATTAAAGGTATTGTTTCGTTTTTGATATTGTGTTGTACGTTTTTATCGTTGAACTCATATGCGGGTATTATGCTTAGCGGTACACGCCTCATTTTTAATGGTAATAAAAATGAGGCGGTTATTACGGTCTCAAATCCTGATAAAACATCCTATTTGATTCAATCTTGGGTCAGTGTAGAGGGCAAAAAATCCCCTGAATTTATTGTTACGCCGCCTCTTTTTCGGTTAGATGGCCTTTCATCTAATGCGTTAAGGGTTGTTTTAGCGAAAAATCATCTACCCAAAGATAAAGAGTCCTTATTTTGGTTAAATGTAAAAGCGATCCCGCCGTCAAACCCTGATGCCACCGACGCATTACTGATCGCACTGAATACCCAAATTAAGCTTATTTATCGGCCAAGTAGCTTGATGGGGCCTGAGGCAAGTACGGCCTATAAAAAGCTCGCCTTTAACATTGACGCAGCGACGCAACAATTGATTGCAACAAACTCGACCGCTTATTACATCAACTTATCAAGCATTATGTTTAATAATAAAAATATTGATAATCCCGGTATTGTTGCGCCATTTAGCGAGACTAAATGGAAAATTAAGCCAGCAGCAACCAATAACCATGTTAAGTGGCAAGTGATTAATGATTTTGGTGGGGTAACTGCCGCCGAGTCGCAACAACTCAATTAA
- a CDS encoding fimbrial protein, with product MKCKKIVLISSILAAISYSGMANAAALTDSATINFTGLFQSTTCSVNLNNSDVTSNGTVSLDLGMHPVAEIKADAESTAAVPFAINFTNCGGITGAEIAFAGTQTTSTLFDLSTNDNKTAVGVGINTSTTAGNYIAANTPTTIDITDGSGAINFYARYVKIGDVAITGADAPATVTMNVTYS from the coding sequence ATGAAATGTAAAAAAATAGTATTGATATCGTCAATTCTAGCTGCAATTAGCTATAGTGGTATGGCTAATGCAGCGGCTTTAACTGATAGTGCAACGATTAACTTTACGGGATTATTCCAAAGTACTACTTGCAGTGTTAATTTAAATAACAGTGATGTTACTTCAAATGGTACGGTGAGCTTAGATCTAGGAATGCATCCCGTTGCTGAAATTAAAGCCGATGCAGAGTCAACAGCTGCGGTGCCTTTTGCCATAAATTTCACTAACTGTGGTGGAATTACAGGTGCTGAAATTGCTTTTGCTGGTACTCAAACTACATCAACACTTTTTGATCTTAGTACTAATGATAATAAGACAGCGGTTGGTGTTGGGATTAATACCTCAACAACTGCAGGTAATTATATTGCAGCAAACACACCAACTACAATTGATATTACTGATGGTAGCGGAGCTATTAATTTTTATGCTCGTTACGTAAAAATTGGTGATGTAGCAATAACTGGCGCGGATGCTCCAGCAACCGTTACCATGAATGTTACATATAGTTAA
- a CDS encoding acetyl-CoA C-acetyltransferase, with protein sequence MNDVVIVSAVRTPIGSFGGAFKNICAVDLAVIAVKDAMERISLDPKDVDEVIIGNVLQAGLGQNVARQVTILSGIPNEVPSFTINKVCGSGLKAVQLAAQAIAAGDAEIIIAGGTESMSQSAYIIENTRFGLRMGNGQIVDTMIKDGLTDAFNHEHMGITAENIANKYTITRKQQDQLAFESQQKADIAIKSGRFKDEIVTITIPKRNGEIEVIHNDEYPKFGITLDKLANLKPAFKKDGTVTAGNASGINDGAAILILMSSKKAKQLGLKSLVTITSYASVGVAPEIMGTGPIPACLKALKKAKLTINDIDLFEANEAFAAQALAVKNSLEIPHDKMNVNGGAIALGHPIGASGARVLVSLIYEMRKRRAKTGLVTLCIGGGQGIAMIVSNLESHGENNE encoded by the coding sequence ATGAACGATGTCGTAATTGTTTCAGCAGTTAGAACACCAATTGGTAGTTTTGGTGGTGCTTTTAAAAATATTTGCGCGGTAGATTTAGCAGTTATCGCAGTTAAAGATGCGATGGAGAGGATTTCGTTAGATCCAAAAGACGTTGATGAAGTGATTATTGGTAATGTATTACAAGCAGGCCTAGGTCAAAATGTTGCAAGGCAAGTTACGATCTTATCAGGTATACCCAATGAAGTGCCGAGTTTTACTATCAATAAAGTGTGTGGTTCAGGGTTAAAAGCAGTACAGTTAGCGGCCCAAGCGATTGCCGCTGGTGATGCTGAGATAATTATTGCAGGCGGCACTGAAAGCATGAGTCAATCGGCGTATATTATCGAAAATACCCGATTTGGCTTAAGGATGGGAAATGGTCAAATTGTCGATACAATGATTAAAGATGGGTTAACAGATGCATTTAATCACGAGCATATGGGCATTACTGCTGAAAATATCGCTAACAAATATACGATCACGCGCAAGCAGCAAGACCAACTTGCATTTGAAAGTCAGCAAAAAGCAGACATCGCCATTAAATCAGGGCGTTTTAAAGATGAAATCGTAACAATTACTATACCTAAGCGTAACGGTGAGATTGAGGTTATTCATAATGATGAATACCCTAAATTTGGTATAACTCTTGATAAACTAGCAAATTTAAAACCGGCTTTTAAAAAAGATGGAACAGTAACTGCGGGCAATGCATCAGGCATTAATGATGGCGCCGCAATTTTGATATTAATGAGTAGTAAAAAAGCCAAACAATTAGGGTTGAAATCATTAGTAACAATAACGTCTTATGCCTCAGTCGGCGTTGCGCCCGAGATCATGGGAACTGGCCCAATTCCCGCGTGCCTTAAAGCATTAAAAAAAGCCAAGTTAACCATCAACGACATTGACCTTTTTGAAGCAAATGAGGCATTTGCAGCTCAAGCTTTAGCCGTTAAAAATAGCCTTGAGATCCCTCATGATAAAATGAATGTTAATGGCGGCGCCATTGCGTTAGGTCATCCAATTGGCGCAAGTGGTGCTCGTGTTTTAGTCTCACTCATTTATGAAATGAGAAAACGCCGAGCTAAAACGGGATTAGTCACCTTATGTATTGGTGGTGGACAGGGGATCGCGATGATTGTTTCTAATCTAGAAAGCCATGGTGAAAATAATGAATAA
- a CDS encoding 3-oxoacid CoA-transferase subunit B gives MMDKEQIQNYIAKRVAKELKDGDIVNLGIGLPTRVANFLPDDIDITLQSENGFTGLGPTPQNDEIDETIVNAGGQLVTILPGGCFFDSATSFGIIRGGHVDISVLGALQVDEKGNIANYLIPGKMVPGMGGAMDLVTGAKKVIVAMEHTSKGVIKILKQCSLPLTAVNAVNLIITEMGVIEVTASGLSLIEINTEYSLNEIITATEAELHINLI, from the coding sequence ATGATGGATAAAGAACAAATACAAAACTATATTGCAAAGCGAGTTGCTAAAGAGTTAAAAGATGGTGATATTGTTAACTTAGGCATTGGCTTACCTACTCGGGTAGCTAATTTTTTACCTGATGATATTGACATTACATTGCAATCAGAAAATGGCTTTACAGGATTAGGCCCTACACCACAAAATGATGAAATTGATGAAACGATTGTTAATGCAGGTGGTCAGCTGGTAACTATTTTACCTGGCGGATGCTTTTTTGATAGTGCGACATCATTTGGTATTATTCGCGGAGGCCATGTCGATATTTCAGTATTAGGTGCATTACAAGTTGATGAAAAAGGTAATATTGCAAATTATCTGATCCCCGGCAAAATGGTACCAGGAATGGGGGGGGCAATGGATTTAGTCACCGGTGCCAAAAAAGTAATTGTCGCAATGGAGCATACTTCTAAAGGTGTAATTAAAATACTAAAACAGTGTTCATTACCATTAACTGCTGTTAATGCTGTTAATTTAATTATTACTGAAATGGGCGTTATTGAAGTCACTGCATCGGGCTTATCATTAATTGAAATTAATACTGAATATAGCCTCAACGAAATTATTACGGCAACAGAAGCCGAGTTACATATTAATTTAATTTAA